One Quadrisphaera sp. RL12-1S DNA segment encodes these proteins:
- a CDS encoding SpoIIE family protein phosphatase: MPDQHHGPDDLPDAVAPSWVRLDPQDRVTGMNRPAEALIGVPREQVLGRSLWDFFPHSRDHDFGPAYAEARRTGSPLAFEAWGTTVQRWLSVHVVPEGDVLHVHLIDVTERRRAQEELVRTVRRLELLGAVSELLAHGSDQGIAVGELAHLVVPELADWCTVTLVQTGRLRRTLGFAHRDPELDPVLERYASYQAATMSREAAIAVCLRTGREVFVPALPPLQDWVGDDDARALLEVLAPASVLVVPLSAAGRTLGAMALVRTDPAAVRTDAELDTAREVARRAGLALDNARLYGEQAELSSALQRSLLTAPPSPPGVELAVRYVSAAVEARIGGDWYDAFRQRDGSTVLVIGDVIGHDSRAAAAMGQVRGLVRGIAHATGHRPARVLTCVDEAVEGLELATSATAVVARLDPRPGCDGVPADAPRRLVWSNAGHPPPLLRRPDGTAVVLEDADTDLLLGIDPATTRRERTTELPLGSTVLLFTDGLVERRGTSLDVGLEELRAALEAEGHLPLEELCDAVLARVLPAEPEDDVALLALRVVADR, translated from the coding sequence GTGCCCGACCAGCACCACGGTCCTGACGACCTCCCCGACGCCGTCGCGCCGTCGTGGGTCCGGCTCGACCCCCAGGACCGCGTCACCGGCATGAACCGGCCCGCGGAGGCCCTCATCGGGGTGCCGCGCGAGCAGGTCCTCGGCAGGTCGCTGTGGGACTTCTTCCCCCACTCGCGCGACCACGACTTCGGCCCGGCCTACGCCGAGGCGCGCCGCACGGGCTCACCGCTGGCCTTCGAGGCCTGGGGCACCACCGTCCAGAGGTGGCTGTCGGTGCACGTGGTGCCCGAGGGCGACGTGCTCCACGTGCACCTCATCGACGTCACCGAGCGGCGCCGCGCCCAGGAGGAGCTGGTCCGCACCGTGCGGCGCCTGGAGCTGCTCGGGGCCGTCAGCGAGCTCCTCGCGCACGGCTCCGACCAGGGCATCGCCGTGGGGGAGCTTGCGCACCTCGTGGTGCCCGAGCTGGCGGACTGGTGCACGGTCACGCTGGTCCAGACGGGCCGGCTGCGGCGCACGCTGGGCTTCGCCCACCGCGACCCCGAGCTCGACCCGGTCCTGGAGCGCTACGCCAGCTACCAGGCGGCCACCATGAGCCGCGAGGCCGCGATCGCGGTCTGCCTGCGCACCGGGCGCGAGGTGTTCGTCCCCGCCCTCCCGCCCCTGCAGGACTGGGTGGGCGACGACGACGCCCGCGCCCTCCTGGAGGTGCTCGCCCCGGCGTCGGTGCTGGTGGTGCCGCTCAGCGCCGCGGGACGCACCCTCGGGGCGATGGCGCTGGTCCGCACCGACCCGGCGGCCGTGCGCACCGACGCCGAGCTCGACACCGCCCGCGAGGTGGCGCGCCGCGCGGGGCTCGCGCTCGACAACGCGCGCCTCTACGGGGAGCAGGCGGAGCTGAGCTCCGCGCTGCAGCGCAGCCTCCTCACCGCCCCGCCGAGCCCGCCCGGCGTCGAGCTGGCCGTCCGCTACGTGAGCGCCGCCGTCGAGGCGAGGATCGGCGGGGACTGGTACGACGCCTTCCGCCAGCGCGACGGCAGCACCGTGCTGGTCATCGGGGACGTCATCGGGCACGACTCCCGCGCGGCGGCGGCGATGGGGCAGGTCCGGGGGCTGGTGCGCGGTATCGCGCACGCCACCGGGCACCGGCCCGCGCGCGTGCTGACGTGCGTGGACGAGGCGGTCGAGGGCCTGGAGCTGGCCACCTCGGCCACGGCTGTCGTCGCCCGGCTCGACCCGCGCCCGGGCTGCGACGGCGTCCCCGCGGACGCGCCGCGCCGCCTGGTCTGGTCCAACGCCGGCCACCCGCCGCCGCTGCTGCGCCGACCGGACGGCACCGCGGTGGTGCTGGAGGACGCCGACACCGACCTGCTGCTGGGCATCGACCCGGCCACCACCCGCCGCGAGAGGACGACCGAGCTGCCCCTCGGCAGCACCGTGCTCCTGTTCACCGACGGGCTGGTGGAGCGCCGCGGCACGTCGCTGGACGTGGGCCTGGAGGAGCTGCGGGCCGCGCTGGAGGCCGAGGGGCACCTGCCCCTGGAGGAGCTGTGCGACGCCGTCCTCGCGCGCGTGCTGCCCGCGGAGCCCGAGGACGACGTCGCCCTGCTGGCGCTGCGCGTCGTAGCGGACCGCTGA
- the rdgB gene encoding RdgB/HAM1 family non-canonical purine NTP pyrophosphatase codes for MRVVLATRNAHKVGELRAILAPQLPAGVRVELLAVGDPSLPEVPEVPETEVTFSGNALLKARAVAAATGLLAVADDSGIAVDVLGGAPGIFSARWAGRHGDDAANLALLLAQVADVPDEHRGAAFVCAAALVTPHGQEHVELGELRGTLAREPRGAGGFGYDPVLVPVGSQVSCAELSPQQKDAVSHRGQAFRALAPHLVRAVRAAAG; via the coding sequence GTGCGCGTGGTGCTCGCCACGCGCAACGCCCACAAGGTCGGGGAGCTGCGCGCCATCCTCGCGCCGCAGCTGCCCGCCGGCGTGCGGGTGGAGCTGCTCGCCGTGGGCGACCCGTCGCTGCCGGAGGTCCCCGAGGTCCCCGAGACGGAGGTGACCTTCTCCGGCAACGCCCTGCTCAAGGCCCGTGCGGTGGCCGCCGCCACCGGGCTGCTGGCCGTCGCCGACGACTCGGGCATCGCCGTCGACGTCCTCGGCGGCGCGCCGGGGATCTTCTCCGCCCGGTGGGCCGGCCGCCACGGCGACGACGCCGCCAACCTGGCGCTGCTGCTGGCCCAGGTCGCCGACGTCCCGGACGAGCACCGCGGCGCGGCCTTCGTGTGCGCCGCCGCGCTGGTGACCCCGCACGGCCAGGAGCACGTGGAGCTGGGTGAGCTGCGCGGGACCCTGGCGCGGGAGCCGCGCGGGGCGGGCGGCTTCGGGTACGACCCGGTGCTCGTGCCGGTGGGCTCGCAGGTCAGCTGCGCGGAGCTGTCGCCGCAGCAGAAGGACGCCGTCAGCCACCGCGGCCAGGCGTTCCGGGCGCTGGCGCCCCACCTGGTGCGGGCCGTCCGCGCCGCCGCCGGCTGA
- the rph gene encoding ribonuclease PH has protein sequence MAESTSRPGGRRPDQLRDVTITRRYLEAGEGSVLVEFGRTKVLCVASLTEGVPRWKKGSGSGWVTAEYAMLPRATNTRSDRESVKGKVGGRTQEISRLVGRSLRAAVDVTKLGENTVVLDCDVLQADGGTRTAAITGAYVALHDAVTWAREKGLVRKDPLRGSVAAVSVGIDRGQPVLDLEYVEDVRAQTDMNVVMTGDGRFVEVQGTAEGEPFAKAELDALLELAAGGCAELTRLQREALGL, from the coding sequence ATGGCTGAGAGCACCAGCAGGCCCGGTGGACGACGTCCCGACCAGCTCCGCGACGTGACCATCACGCGCCGCTACCTGGAGGCCGGCGAGGGCAGCGTCCTGGTGGAGTTCGGTCGCACGAAGGTCCTCTGCGTCGCCTCGCTCACCGAGGGCGTGCCGCGCTGGAAGAAGGGCAGCGGCTCCGGGTGGGTGACCGCCGAGTACGCCATGCTGCCGCGCGCCACGAACACCCGCAGCGACCGCGAGTCCGTCAAGGGCAAGGTCGGCGGGCGCACGCAGGAGATCAGCCGCCTGGTGGGCCGCTCGCTGCGCGCCGCCGTGGACGTGACCAAGCTCGGCGAGAACACCGTGGTCCTCGACTGCGACGTGCTGCAGGCGGACGGCGGCACGCGCACGGCCGCCATCACCGGCGCCTACGTGGCCCTGCACGACGCAGTGACCTGGGCGCGGGAGAAGGGTCTCGTGCGCAAGGACCCGCTGCGCGGCTCCGTGGCCGCGGTCAGCGTGGGCATCGACCGGGGCCAGCCGGTGCTCGACCTGGAGTACGTCGAGGACGTCCGCGCCCAGACCGACATGAACGTCGTCATGACCGGCGACGGGCGGTTCGTGGAGGTGCAGGGGACCGCCGAGGGGGAGCCGTTCGCCAAGGCCGAGCTGGACGCCCTGCTCGAGCTGGCGGCCGGCGGCTGCGCCGAGCTGACGCGCCTGCAGCGCGAGGCCCTGGGGCTGTGA
- a CDS encoding MBL fold metallo-hydrolase yields MRLTVIGCSGSVPGPDSPASCYLLEADDPADGRTWRVVLDLGSGASGPLQRHLPGGDLTALDAVLLSHLHADHCLDACSLYVAIKHGPAAHRGEPRAPMPLWAPTGAAGRLARAYDLPEDGPGMTEQFAVGAWADRAPVQVGPFTVEPVLVEHPVEAYGLRVTGPAEAGGGATAVLAYTGDTDDCSGLDHLAADADLLLTEASFTDDLPFERGIHLSGARAGDVAARAGARSVLATHLTPWADPGAVLAELRSRFDGPADLARPGAVHHL; encoded by the coding sequence GTGAGGCTGACCGTCATCGGCTGCTCGGGGTCCGTGCCGGGGCCGGACTCCCCGGCGTCCTGCTACCTGCTGGAAGCCGACGACCCCGCGGACGGGCGCACCTGGCGGGTGGTGCTGGACCTCGGCAGCGGCGCCTCGGGGCCGCTGCAGCGGCACCTGCCCGGCGGCGACCTCACCGCGCTGGACGCCGTGCTGCTCTCGCACCTGCACGCCGACCACTGCCTCGACGCCTGCTCGCTCTACGTGGCGATCAAGCACGGCCCCGCCGCGCACCGCGGCGAGCCGCGGGCGCCGATGCCGCTGTGGGCACCCACCGGTGCGGCCGGGCGGCTGGCGCGCGCCTACGACCTCCCCGAGGACGGTCCCGGCATGACCGAGCAGTTCGCCGTCGGCGCCTGGGCGGACCGGGCGCCGGTGCAGGTGGGGCCGTTCACCGTGGAGCCGGTGCTGGTGGAGCACCCGGTGGAGGCGTACGGCCTGCGGGTCACCGGCCCGGCCGAGGCCGGCGGTGGTGCCACCGCGGTGCTCGCCTACACCGGCGACACCGACGACTGCTCGGGCCTGGACCACCTCGCCGCCGACGCCGACCTCCTGCTCACCGAGGCCAGCTTCACCGACGACCTGCCCTTCGAGCGGGGCATCCACCTCTCGGGCGCCCGGGCCGGGGACGTCGCCGCCCGTGCCGGTGCGCGGTCGGTGCTGGCGACGCACCTGACGCCCTGGGCCGACCCCGGCGCGGTGCTCGCCGAGCTCCGGTCGCGCTTCGACGGCCCCGCCGACCTTGCCCGCCCCGGCGCCGTCCACCACCTCTGA
- the murI gene encoding glutamate racemase has product MHPGPAAPIGIFDSGVGGLTVARAVLDQLPGEAVVYLGDTARAPYGPRPLAHVRAYALECLDELVSSGVKLLVIACNTASAAVLHDARERYSVPVVEVIRPAVRRAVASTRTGRVGVICTAATATSGAYADAFAAAPGITTTTTPCPRFVDFVEAGVTSGPELVEAAREQLAPVQAAGVDTLVLGCTHYPLLTGVISYVMGDGVTLVSSAEETAKAVYRELTAADALRPDGFPEPQHRWLTTADPERFAVLARRFLGTAAPAQLRAERHHTVLHTGLLPKITAPLARHR; this is encoded by the coding sequence GTGCACCCAGGCCCCGCCGCGCCCATCGGCATCTTCGACTCCGGCGTCGGCGGCCTGACGGTGGCGCGCGCGGTCCTCGACCAGCTGCCCGGTGAGGCGGTGGTCTACCTCGGGGACACCGCGCGCGCCCCGTACGGCCCGCGTCCGCTCGCGCACGTGCGCGCCTACGCGCTGGAGTGCCTCGACGAGCTGGTGTCGTCAGGGGTGAAGCTGCTGGTCATCGCGTGCAACACGGCCAGTGCCGCGGTGCTGCACGACGCGCGCGAGCGGTACTCGGTGCCGGTGGTCGAGGTCATCCGCCCAGCCGTGCGCCGGGCCGTCGCGAGCACCCGGACCGGGCGCGTGGGCGTCATCTGCACCGCCGCCACCGCCACGTCCGGCGCCTACGCCGACGCCTTCGCCGCCGCACCGGGGATCACGACGACGACGACGCCGTGCCCGCGCTTCGTCGACTTCGTCGAGGCGGGCGTGACGTCGGGGCCGGAGCTGGTGGAGGCGGCGCGCGAGCAGCTGGCGCCGGTGCAGGCGGCCGGGGTGGACACCCTCGTGCTGGGCTGCACGCACTACCCGCTGCTCACCGGGGTCATCTCCTACGTCATGGGGGACGGCGTCACGCTGGTCTCCAGCGCCGAGGAGACCGCCAAGGCGGTCTACCGCGAGCTGACCGCGGCGGACGCGCTGCGCCCCGACGGGTTCCCCGAGCCGCAGCACCGCTGGCTCACCACGGCCGACCCGGAGCGCTTCGCGGTGCTGGCGCGCCGGTTCCTGGGGACGGCGGCGCCGGCGCAGCTGCGGGCCGAGCGCCACCACACGGTCCTCCACACCGGGCTGCTGCCCAAGATCACCGCGCCGCTGGCGCGCCACCGCTAG
- a CDS encoding alcohol dehydrogenase catalytic domain-containing protein, protein MRAIQVSGQDSGLQLVEREAPTPGRGQVLVRVAACGVCHSDAMAVGGMGGFPRVPGHEVAGRVEAVGEDVPQWQVGQRVGIGWFGGACYRCDPCRRGDLISCVEGRVTGLSFDGGYADHVLAPADALAAVPDGLTDAEAAPLMCAGVTTFHGLRTSGALAGDLVAVIGLGGLGHLGVQFAAKMGFEVVAVARGAEKGEFAERLGAHHYVDSTAAGEGGVAGALQRLGGAAAVLATVTDAEAIAGTAAGLRPRGRLVVVGVPEQPLALDAVNLILGSRTVAGHASGTSKDSEDALRFAALTGVKPMVEEAPLEDAQDAFDAMMAGRPRFRMVLTA, encoded by the coding sequence GTGCGAGCGATCCAGGTCAGCGGTCAGGACTCCGGCCTCCAGCTGGTGGAGCGGGAGGCGCCCACTCCCGGGCGGGGGCAGGTGCTGGTGCGCGTCGCGGCGTGCGGCGTCTGCCACAGCGACGCCATGGCGGTGGGCGGCATGGGCGGCTTCCCCCGCGTGCCCGGCCACGAGGTCGCCGGGCGGGTCGAGGCGGTCGGTGAGGACGTGCCGCAGTGGCAGGTCGGCCAGCGCGTGGGCATCGGCTGGTTCGGCGGCGCCTGCTACCGCTGCGACCCCTGCCGCCGCGGTGACCTCATCTCCTGCGTCGAGGGGCGGGTGACCGGCCTGTCCTTCGACGGCGGCTACGCCGACCACGTGCTGGCTCCCGCCGACGCCCTCGCCGCGGTGCCCGACGGCCTCACCGACGCCGAGGCCGCGCCGCTCATGTGCGCCGGGGTCACCACCTTCCACGGCCTGCGCACCTCCGGGGCGCTCGCGGGCGACCTCGTGGCCGTCATCGGGCTCGGCGGGCTCGGCCACCTGGGCGTGCAGTTCGCCGCCAAGATGGGCTTCGAGGTGGTCGCGGTGGCCCGCGGCGCCGAGAAGGGCGAGTTCGCCGAGCGCCTCGGCGCCCACCACTACGTCGACTCCACCGCCGCCGGCGAGGGCGGCGTGGCCGGGGCGCTGCAGCGCCTGGGCGGCGCCGCGGCGGTGCTCGCCACCGTCACCGACGCCGAGGCGATCGCCGGCACCGCCGCCGGGCTGCGCCCGCGCGGGCGCCTCGTGGTGGTCGGAGTGCCGGAGCAGCCGCTGGCGCTGGACGCCGTCAACCTCATCCTCGGCAGCCGCACGGTGGCCGGGCACGCGTCCGGCACCTCGAAGGACTCCGAGGACGCGCTGCGCTTCGCCGCGCTGACCGGGGTGAAGCCCATGGTGGAGGAGGCGCCCCTGGAGGACGCGCAGGACGCCTTCGACGCGATGATGGCGGGCCGCCCGCGCTTCCGGATGGTGCTCACGGCCTGA
- a CDS encoding DUF2017 domain-containing protein yields the protein MARRFESTRRGVSATLDDDERALLAGLMGEVAELLDDGSAPVDDPLEALAGTGGPTTPPADPAVARLLPQGATDDPDAAREFRRLTEKGLRARKRESLARVRTTLEREGALVLDPEEAHAWLVSLTDVRLVLAERLGLRTDDDAELVLAEAAARTPEDPRVWMASVYDFLTWLQESLVAALTARGGRAGR from the coding sequence GTGGCACGCCGCTTCGAGAGCACCCGCCGCGGGGTCAGCGCGACCCTCGACGACGACGAGCGCGCCCTCCTGGCCGGGCTCATGGGCGAGGTCGCCGAGCTCCTCGACGACGGGTCCGCCCCCGTCGATGACCCCCTCGAGGCGCTCGCGGGCACCGGCGGGCCCACCACGCCGCCGGCGGACCCCGCGGTGGCGCGCCTGCTGCCGCAGGGCGCCACGGACGACCCCGACGCCGCCCGGGAGTTCCGCCGCCTCACCGAGAAGGGCCTGCGGGCCCGCAAGCGTGAGTCCCTCGCGCGGGTGCGCACCACCCTCGAGCGGGAGGGCGCCCTCGTGCTCGACCCCGAGGAGGCGCACGCCTGGCTCGTCTCGCTCACCGACGTCCGCCTGGTGCTGGCCGAGCGGCTGGGCCTGCGCACCGACGACGACGCCGAGCTGGTGCTCGCCGAGGCCGCCGCGCGGACCCCGGAGGACCCGCGCGTGTGGATGGCGTCGGTGTACGACTTCCTCACCTGGCTGCAGGAGTCGCTGGTGGCGGCGCTGACCGCGCGCGGCGGCCGCGCCGGGCGCTGA
- the clpS gene encoding ATP-dependent Clp protease adapter ClpS, whose translation MPALAAHGAFVASVAPAEAEERVEAPDGELAKPWVTIVWNDPVNLMSYVTYVFQTYFGHPKEKAEKLMRDVHEAGRAVVSSGTREEMERDTEAMHAYGLWATFAKDS comes from the coding sequence GTGCCGGCACTCGCGGCACACGGGGCGTTCGTCGCGAGCGTCGCCCCCGCCGAGGCCGAGGAGCGCGTCGAGGCGCCCGACGGCGAGCTGGCCAAGCCCTGGGTCACCATCGTGTGGAACGACCCCGTCAACCTCATGTCGTACGTGACCTACGTCTTCCAGACGTACTTCGGCCACCCCAAGGAGAAGGCCGAGAAGCTCATGCGCGACGTCCACGAGGCCGGCCGCGCCGTCGTCTCCAGCGGCACCCGCGAGGAGATGGAGCGCGACACCGAGGCCATGCACGCCTACGGGCTGTGGGCCACCTTCGCGAAGGACTCCTGA
- a CDS encoding nicotinate phosphoribosyltransferase translates to MLESALRSGAAQRHCTFEVFARRLPDGRRYGVVAGTARVLDALERFRFDEPVLDALRAAGRLSPETLEHLAGWRFTGDVDGYAEGEVYFPGSPVLTVTGTFEEAVVLETLVLAVLNHDSAVASAAARMAVSAGDRPIIEMGSRRTHEEAAVASARAAYLAGFASTSNLEAGRRYGVPTSGTSAHAFTLLHDSEEAAFRAQVAALGTGTTLLVDTYDIRAGVETAVRVAGPELGAVRIDSGDLAVLAVQVRQQLDSLGATGTRIVLSGDLDEFGIAALRAAPVDAYGVGTSVVQGSGSPTAGMVYKLVEVDGRPVAKRSESKASHGGRKWAVRRHRSSGTATEEVVSAGGPPPAEPGDRPLQVPLVRAGERVGAPSSGDGLSAAREHLGEVLVSLPWEGLALSKGDPAVPTRVLPPV, encoded by the coding sequence ATGCTGGAGTCCGCGCTGCGCAGCGGTGCCGCGCAGCGGCACTGCACCTTCGAGGTGTTCGCCCGGCGCCTGCCCGACGGCCGCCGCTACGGCGTGGTGGCGGGCACCGCCCGCGTGCTCGACGCGCTGGAGCGGTTCCGGTTCGACGAGCCGGTGCTGGACGCGCTGCGCGCCGCCGGCCGCCTCTCCCCCGAGACCCTCGAGCACCTGGCCGGCTGGCGCTTCACCGGCGACGTGGACGGCTACGCCGAGGGCGAGGTGTACTTCCCCGGCTCGCCGGTGCTGACGGTGACGGGCACCTTCGAGGAGGCGGTGGTGCTGGAGACGCTGGTGCTGGCCGTCCTCAACCACGACTCCGCCGTCGCCTCCGCCGCCGCGCGCATGGCGGTCTCGGCCGGGGACCGCCCGATCATCGAGATGGGCAGTCGCCGCACCCACGAGGAGGCCGCGGTGGCCTCCGCGCGCGCCGCCTACCTGGCCGGCTTCGCCTCCACCTCCAACCTCGAGGCGGGCCGCCGCTACGGGGTGCCCACGTCGGGCACGTCCGCGCACGCGTTCACGCTGCTGCACGACTCCGAGGAGGCGGCGTTCCGCGCGCAGGTCGCGGCCCTGGGCACCGGCACCACGCTGCTGGTGGACACCTACGACATCCGCGCCGGCGTCGAGACCGCGGTGCGGGTGGCGGGACCGGAGCTGGGCGCGGTGCGCATCGACTCCGGCGACCTGGCCGTGCTCGCCGTCCAGGTGCGCCAGCAGCTCGACTCCCTGGGCGCCACGGGCACGCGCATCGTGCTGTCGGGAGACCTCGACGAGTTCGGCATCGCCGCGCTGCGCGCCGCTCCCGTCGACGCCTACGGCGTGGGCACCTCGGTGGTGCAGGGCTCGGGCTCCCCCACGGCCGGGATGGTCTACAAGCTGGTGGAGGTCGACGGGCGCCCGGTGGCCAAGCGCTCGGAGTCGAAGGCGAGCCACGGCGGCCGCAAGTGGGCCGTGCGCCGCCACCGCAGCTCGGGCACCGCCACCGAGGAGGTCGTCAGCGCCGGCGGTCCGCCGCCGGCGGAGCCCGGTGACCGCCCGTTGCAGGTGCCGCTGGTGCGCGCCGGCGAGCGCGTGGGGGCGCCGTCCAGCGGTGACGGGCTCAGCGCCGCCCGCGAGCACCTGGGCGAGGTGCTGGTCAGCCTGCCGTGGGAGGGACTGGCCCTGTCCAAGGGAGACCCGGCGGTGCCGACCCGCGTGCTGCCGCCGGTCTGA
- the lysA gene encoding diaminopimelate decarboxylase, whose protein sequence is MRAHPAGPQHAAGLGGPGWLSEPDDPNDLLPALWPSTARRGADGVVSVGGVPVTELAAQHGTPAYVVDEADFRARATAFRDAFAEAFADACGGADVYYAAKAFTCTAVARWLAEDGLRYDACTGGELAVALRGGTDPAHVLLHGNNKSDAEITRAVRAGVGKVVVDGFHDIDRTADAAREAGVRQGVLIRTTVGVEAHTHDYIATAHEDQKFGLSLASGQAAEAVRRVLARPELELRGLHSHIGSQIFDVSGFEVAARRLLGLHAQVLAEHGVELPEIDLGGGFGIAYTTQDAPLSPADLARGLAEVVTAACAQLGVAVPKVSVEPGRAIAGPAGVTLYRVGNVKDVALGSAGTDLHRRYVAVDGGMSDNIRTALYDADYSATLGGRRSGERPVLSRVVGKHCESGDVVVKDEFLPEDLTAGDLLVVPATGAYCHSMASQYNHVPRPPVVAVKDGESRLLVRRETEEDLLALDVG, encoded by the coding sequence GTGAGGGCGCACCCGGCTGGGCCGCAGCACGCCGCTGGGCTGGGCGGCCCGGGGTGGCTGAGCGAGCCTGACGACCCGAACGACCTCCTGCCCGCCCTGTGGCCGAGCACCGCGCGGCGCGGCGCCGACGGCGTCGTGAGCGTCGGTGGCGTGCCGGTCACCGAGCTCGCCGCCCAGCACGGCACCCCCGCCTACGTGGTGGACGAGGCGGACTTCCGCGCCCGCGCCACCGCGTTCCGCGACGCCTTCGCCGAGGCGTTCGCCGACGCGTGCGGCGGCGCCGACGTCTACTACGCCGCGAAGGCCTTCACGTGCACCGCGGTGGCGCGCTGGCTCGCCGAGGACGGACTGCGCTACGACGCGTGCACGGGCGGGGAGCTGGCGGTGGCGCTGCGCGGGGGCACCGACCCGGCGCACGTGCTGCTGCACGGCAACAACAAGTCCGACGCCGAGATCACCCGCGCCGTGCGGGCGGGCGTGGGGAAGGTCGTCGTCGACGGCTTCCACGACATCGACAGGACCGCTGACGCCGCCCGCGAGGCCGGCGTGCGGCAGGGCGTGCTCATCCGCACCACCGTCGGCGTCGAGGCCCACACGCACGACTACATCGCCACCGCCCACGAGGACCAGAAGTTCGGGCTCTCCCTGGCGTCCGGCCAGGCCGCGGAGGCGGTCCGCCGCGTGCTCGCCCGCCCCGAGCTGGAGCTGCGCGGGCTGCACAGCCACATCGGCAGCCAGATCTTCGACGTCTCCGGCTTCGAGGTGGCCGCGCGCCGCCTGCTGGGCCTGCACGCCCAGGTGCTCGCCGAGCACGGCGTGGAGCTGCCCGAGATCGACCTGGGCGGCGGCTTCGGCATCGCCTACACCACCCAGGACGCGCCGCTGAGCCCCGCGGACCTGGCGCGCGGCTTGGCCGAGGTGGTCACCGCCGCGTGCGCGCAGCTCGGCGTGGCCGTGCCCAAGGTCTCCGTGGAGCCCGGCCGCGCGATCGCCGGCCCGGCCGGCGTGACGCTGTACCGCGTCGGGAACGTGAAGGACGTCGCCCTGGGCTCTGCTGGGACTGACCTCCACCGGCGCTACGTGGCCGTGGACGGCGGGATGAGCGACAACATCCGCACCGCCCTCTACGACGCCGACTACTCCGCCACGCTCGGCGGCCGCCGCTCCGGGGAGCGGCCCGTGCTGAGCCGCGTGGTCGGCAAGCACTGCGAGAGCGGTGACGTGGTGGTCAAGGACGAGTTCCTGCCCGAGGACCTCACCGCGGGGGACCTGCTCGTGGTGCCCGCCACCGGCGCGTACTGCCACAGCATGGCCAGCCAGTACAACCACGTGCCCCGCCCGCCGGTGGTGGCCGTGAAGGACGGCGAGAGCCGCCTGCTGGTGCGCCGCGAGACCGAGGAGGACCTGCTGGCGCTCGACGTCGGCTGA